The Commensalibacter nepenthis genome has a window encoding:
- a CDS encoding GH39 family glycosyl hydrolase codes for MHDCFGIGDIDNGFNVTHSNIDQLMINVPSDQQLKAKQFIADYANKRTIFPYAAVGMRNNDLTQALKGANYQITDDAIRRIMNNNVNVNPGKLQRQMMFRIGRTLDGGYEPPENFDIYASLVSKLVERYSLNYKATGLPRKVTYWEIWNEPDLIFFWNNNTPQVFYEFYSKIAKAIKAVDPIAKVGGAAVAFAYNLDGAYIDGLLGYCKTTETPIDFLSWHYYHSEPQSIMDVGYHIQKTLNKYGYNDIESHCTEWNSTAIGTVNSLTKLQSAQNAAFLTSVLICMQYSKIDKAYYYRGDGASFGLFNDQFNPQSWPNKNFCTYAAQGFNLFTRMFETPYILTQDNNFDTGLTTLVGENEVGNKINILAANFEIDTNFIDTNLPPNGYSLYQQYYLDSNRTTNQLNDDWSKAHWFGGVDPSTILYDNEVRQKKLMLQLPVIGTLPTRNISYDQSHTGLTVNITNIAENYKITAYLIKEGGRLDRMTPENVTASVNSSLINNVLSITDLGVTPSTVTLYTIDFTG; via the coding sequence TTGCATGATTGTTTTGGGATTGGTGATATTGATAATGGTTTTAATGTTACGCATTCAAATATTGATCAGTTAATGATAAACGTTCCTTCTGACCAACAACTTAAAGCAAAACAATTTATTGCTGATTATGCGAATAAAAGAACAATTTTTCCGTATGCTGCTGTTGGTATGCGTAATAACGATCTTACACAAGCTTTAAAAGGTGCGAATTATCAAATTACAGATGATGCTATTCGTCGTATTATGAATAATAATGTCAATGTGAACCCTGGTAAGCTTCAACGACAAATGATGTTTCGCATTGGGCGGACACTTGATGGTGGGTATGAGCCTCCCGAAAATTTTGATATTTATGCGTCGCTAGTTTCTAAGTTAGTAGAGCGTTATTCTTTAAACTATAAAGCGACTGGTTTGCCAAGAAAAGTTACATATTGGGAAATATGGAACGAACCAGATTTAATATTTTTTTGGAATAATAATACACCACAGGTTTTCTATGAATTTTATAGTAAAATAGCAAAAGCTATTAAAGCAGTTGACCCAATAGCGAAAGTAGGTGGGGCAGCTGTTGCTTTTGCATATAATCTCGATGGGGCATATATTGATGGCTTGCTTGGTTATTGTAAAACAACTGAGACTCCGATTGATTTCCTTTCTTGGCACTATTACCATAGCGAACCACAAAGTATTATGGATGTTGGCTATCATATCCAAAAAACTTTAAATAAATATGGTTACAATGATATTGAAAGTCACTGTACAGAATGGAATTCTACCGCAATAGGAACTGTGAATAGTTTAACGAAACTACAATCTGCGCAGAATGCTGCATTTTTGACATCAGTGTTAATATGTATGCAATATTCTAAAATTGATAAAGCATATTATTATCGTGGTGATGGCGCATCTTTTGGTCTGTTTAATGACCAATTTAATCCACAAAGTTGGCCCAATAAGAATTTTTGTACATACGCTGCGCAGGGATTTAATTTATTTACACGCATGTTTGAAACCCCTTATATATTAACCCAAGATAATAATTTTGATACTGGATTAACAACACTTGTTGGCGAAAACGAGGTGGGGAACAAGATCAATATTTTGGCTGCTAATTTTGAAATAGATACGAATTTTATCGACACCAATTTGCCGCCGAATGGCTATTCTTTGTATCAACAATATTATTTAGATTCAAATAGAACAACAAATCAATTAAATGATGATTGGAGCAAAGCTCATTGGTTCGGGGGAGTTGATCCTAGTACTATTCTGTATGATAATGAAGTTCGACAAAAAAAATTGATGCTTCAATTGCCTGTTATTGGGACGTTACCTACAAGAAATATCAGTTACGATCAAAGTCACACAGGATTGACTGTCAATATCACAAATATTGCAGAAAATTATAAAATCACAGCATATCTTATCAAAGAAGGTGGTCGCCTTGATCGTATGACACCAGAAAACGTAACGGCATCTGTGAATAGCTCTCTGATCAATAATGTTTTGTCGATTACGGATTTGGGGGTCACTCCATCAACTGTGACATTATATACTATTGATTTCACAGGTTAA
- the atpH gene encoding ATP synthase F1 subunit delta: protein MAAGAASTFAANDLKGRYAIALYELAEEERVLNEVVSEVENLLKIINESELLREVLNNPSFDTAQSREIIVGTLKQAGFGQLLQNFVGVIANNRRLASLKSILLAFFALVDFRRGVTTAQVTTAHPLTDKQRAQLKDRLAQVGYNKVNIQERIDTKLLGGFVVRIGAQLYDASLKSRLNRLHNVMKGAA from the coding sequence ATGGCTGCTGGTGCAGCGTCAACTTTTGCGGCAAATGATCTCAAAGGTCGTTATGCTATTGCTCTTTACGAGTTGGCTGAAGAAGAGCGAGTTTTGAATGAAGTCGTTAGTGAAGTTGAAAATCTGTTAAAAATTATCAACGAAAGCGAATTGTTAAGAGAAGTGTTAAATAATCCTTCTTTTGATACAGCGCAAAGCCGTGAGATTATTGTCGGCACATTAAAACAAGCTGGATTTGGTCAATTGCTGCAAAATTTTGTTGGCGTAATTGCGAATAATCGTCGGCTTGCAAGTTTAAAATCTATTTTATTAGCTTTTTTTGCCTTGGTTGATTTTCGTCGTGGCGTAACAACGGCACAAGTCACCACAGCGCATCCTTTGACGGACAAACAACGTGCCCAGTTAAAAGATCGCTTGGCTCAAGTAGGGTATAATAAAGTAAATATACAAGAGCGTATTGATACAAAGTTACTAGGCGGCTTTGTCGTACGCATTGGGGCTCAGCTCTATGATGCTAGCCTTAAATCTCGTCTTAATCGTCTACATAATGTTATGAAGGGAGCCGCGTGA
- a CDS encoding PqiB family protein encodes MSNNNNDQLPLAPTRKIKFSLVWVVPILVAVLAIYLGWKAIYNAGPTITISFETADGIVSGQTQVKNKSVVLGTVKSVNLSQDMRHVDVQVAMTRRAASVISSNARFWVVRPRFNGANISGLETLISGAYIAFDPGNYKVGKRQRSFVGLESPPGVRSGQPGTTYTLATNNLGSLGEGAPIFYRDTVAGEVLSYDMPKGGVGPILLHIFLKKPYDSYLHPNSAFWNVSGIKFGFGATGLNIELQSIQALMSGGVAFDELDRPLVADKEHQNNEIVPANTQFNLYTDRDAAENARYQDNVHLVTYVTSSVKGLSKGSRVTLFGLQIGTVQNVALIIDRAANKTRAKITMDIQPDRVFSFQKKYDSATLALITKSLIANGMRASVASDNFLFGSSLISLNFVDAKKLIIPQKEGDALVIPSQAGGMDGIMASMSTVASKLAAMPLDQLGENLNNLMAHADDRLNSPDVTKTLKAMRQTMQNMSDLSKKVNNGASPLLKELPEMSRQLDQTLKNANKLLGSYGGNTDFHRNLQTMIVQLSETARSLRFLSDFMTQHPSALITGRK; translated from the coding sequence ATGTCTAACAATAATAATGATCAATTACCCTTGGCACCAACACGAAAGATCAAGTTCTCCTTGGTGTGGGTTGTTCCTATTTTAGTCGCTGTACTAGCGATTTATCTGGGATGGAAAGCGATTTATAACGCAGGACCTACGATTACAATTTCATTTGAAACGGCTGATGGAATCGTCAGTGGACAAACACAAGTAAAAAATAAATCGGTTGTTTTAGGTACGGTTAAAAGCGTAAATTTAAGTCAAGATATGCGTCATGTTGATGTGCAAGTTGCGATGACAAGACGTGCTGCCTCTGTGATTTCAAGCAATGCACGCTTTTGGGTTGTTCGACCCCGCTTTAATGGTGCCAATATTTCAGGTCTAGAAACTTTGATTAGCGGTGCTTATATTGCGTTTGATCCAGGAAATTATAAAGTTGGCAAACGACAACGCTCCTTTGTGGGACTGGAATCACCACCTGGAGTGCGTTCTGGGCAACCTGGAACTACTTATACCCTTGCCACTAATAATCTAGGATCTTTGGGAGAGGGCGCGCCTATTTTCTATCGAGATACTGTGGCGGGCGAAGTGTTGAGTTACGACATGCCCAAGGGCGGTGTTGGACCGATTTTATTGCATATTTTCCTAAAAAAACCTTATGACAGCTATTTGCACCCTAATAGTGCTTTTTGGAATGTATCGGGGATTAAATTTGGTTTTGGTGCGACAGGGTTAAATATTGAATTGCAATCTATTCAGGCATTAATGTCTGGAGGTGTTGCTTTTGATGAATTAGATAGACCTTTGGTGGCAGATAAAGAGCATCAAAATAATGAGATCGTTCCTGCCAATACGCAATTTAATCTATATACCGATAGAGATGCTGCGGAAAATGCACGCTATCAAGATAATGTGCATCTTGTAACTTATGTAACGTCTTCGGTAAAAGGGTTATCCAAAGGAAGCAGAGTAACTTTGTTCGGATTACAGATCGGAACCGTACAGAATGTTGCATTAATTATTGATCGTGCCGCCAATAAAACCCGTGCAAAAATCACTATGGATATTCAACCCGACCGTGTTTTTTCATTTCAAAAAAAGTATGATTCTGCAACATTGGCTTTGATTACGAAATCATTGATTGCAAATGGAATGAGAGCAAGTGTCGCCAGTGATAATTTCTTGTTTGGCAGCTCTTTAATTTCATTGAATTTTGTTGATGCGAAGAAACTTATTATCCCGCAAAAAGAAGGCGATGCCTTGGTTATTCCAAGCCAAGCAGGGGGTATGGATGGGATTATGGCTTCTATGTCAACAGTTGCATCAAAATTGGCAGCAATGCCGTTGGATCAGTTGGGTGAAAATCTTAATAACCTCATGGCACATGCTGATGATCGTTTGAATAGTCCAGATGTGACCAAAACGTTAAAAGCAATGCGCCAAACGATGCAAAATATGAGCGATTTGAGTAAGAAAGTGAATAATGGAGCCTCTCCTTTACTAAAGGAATTGCCAGAGATGAGTCGCCAGCTAGATCAAACCTTAAAGAATGCGAATAAATTACTGGGCAGTTATGGTGGTAACACAGATTTCCATCGTAATTTACAAACAATGATTGTTCAGTTAAGCGAAACAGCAAGATCTTTGCGTTTTCTTAGTGATTTTATGACACAACATCCATCTGCTCTTATAACAGGACGTAAATAA
- a CDS encoding DUF7832 domain-containing protein — translation MQGGVDLFNNVNKKSEDYSVLDLLFNFNDGGLIDEDFNQEDAEFADVYYDDKLPFSKKYGSYLQDYCSLDMPFLRVPKKKVIIIFISQVKMV, via the coding sequence ATTCAAGGTGGTGTTGATTTATTCAATAACGTCAATAAAAAATCAGAAGATTATTCTGTATTAGACCTATTATTTAATTTTAATGATGGCGGCTTGATTGACGAGGATTTTAATCAAGAAGATGCTGAATTTGCTGATGTTTATTATGATGATAAACTGCCATTTTCCAAAAAATATGGATCTTATTTACAAGATTATTGTAGTTTAGATATGCCTTTCTTGAGGGTGCCAAAGAAGAAAGTTATTATTATATTCATTTCTCAAGTGAAAATGGTGTGA
- a CDS encoding MarC family NAAT transporter, producing MIELFEIIGIGLITLLPLANPLTAVALFLSLTEDMNQKTRNQQALMAGVYVFLIMIVTWYAGQLVMNTFGISVPGLRIAGGLIVCFIGFQMLFPVKKLHEVPEVHSVTAELKKEPDTNIAFVPLAMPGTAGPGTIAMIISNASAVKQPTVHISEWVIYVAPVVVFFIISALLWISLRSSMVIMRIIGNSGVQAISRLMGFLLVCMGVQFIINGSLDVAASIH from the coding sequence ATGATAGAACTTTTTGAAATTATAGGAATAGGGCTCATTACCCTTTTACCTTTGGCAAACCCTTTAACGGCGGTTGCTTTGTTTCTTAGCTTAACTGAGGATATGAATCAAAAAACACGTAATCAGCAAGCACTGATGGCGGGTGTCTATGTTTTTCTTATTATGATTGTGACATGGTACGCGGGTCAGCTCGTTATGAATACGTTTGGTATTTCTGTGCCAGGGCTGCGCATTGCGGGTGGGCTTATCGTTTGTTTTATTGGTTTCCAAATGCTGTTTCCTGTCAAGAAGTTGCATGAGGTGCCAGAAGTTCATTCTGTGACAGCAGAATTGAAAAAAGAACCCGATACGAATATTGCTTTTGTTCCTTTGGCAATGCCTGGAACAGCAGGACCTGGAACGATTGCAATGATTATCAGCAATGCATCAGCCGTAAAGCAACCAACGGTACATATCTCCGAGTGGGTTATTTATGTTGCTCCAGTGGTGGTGTTTTTTATTATTAGTGCTTTATTGTGGATTTCTTTGCGCAGTTCAATGGTAATTATGCGCATTATTGGAAATAGTGGTGTACAGGCAATATCGCGGTTAATGGGATTTTTGTTGGTATGTATGGGGGTTCAGTTTATTATTAATGGTTCTTTGGATGTTGCAGCGAGCATACATTAA
- a CDS encoding carbohydrate porin yields MFRKSNYKISSALMVITFLSVTYTEKADAQQSFQLKKSTTLQPIDRNGANEDPSKELLFSGLNHYLNQYGIQLGLNWVTETAGVVSGGKRKGADFTQQIAFSVDVDWEKIIGWKGFSTHAIIMNRSGRNASADYVGDSQIQAQEVYGGGYARLVRMYDLYGEQKLWHDKIDIKIGRMSVGDDYAHSAIACQFILLTTCGHPRSTQSQQGFSDWPGAVWGGRILYKITSQAYIQVGAYQSTPWPQGGRTGWDWGTSQTTGAFVPVEVGYNPDIGKDHLVGHIHVGAGIDSSRFETWSSQVTGSGKKDNRFQFWIQADQMVYRNDPVEDHGLYVIANYGHDAATTSTFKDFYNIGVLDRGFWKSRSYDQFGLMLTYYTVPRALSRAQQYQINNGMVTGANGIFNGLLNGAPGVQTNSLLFEANYGIAAYRGVMLMPIFEYFHNVAATKSTYKDAVVFGLKTNVTF; encoded by the coding sequence ATGTTTCGTAAAAGTAATTATAAAATATCTTCTGCTTTAATGGTAATTACTTTTTTGTCTGTAACCTATACGGAAAAAGCGGACGCGCAACAATCTTTTCAATTGAAAAAAAGTACGACACTTCAACCAATTGATCGTAACGGCGCTAACGAGGATCCGTCTAAAGAGTTGTTATTTAGCGGATTAAATCATTACTTGAACCAATATGGAATTCAGTTGGGATTAAATTGGGTTACTGAAACTGCTGGGGTTGTCAGTGGTGGTAAGCGCAAAGGTGCTGATTTTACCCAACAAATTGCTTTTTCAGTTGATGTTGATTGGGAAAAGATTATCGGTTGGAAAGGTTTTTCAACTCATGCAATTATTATGAATCGTTCTGGACGTAATGCCAGTGCTGATTATGTAGGGGATTCGCAAATCCAAGCACAAGAAGTTTACGGGGGCGGGTATGCCCGTCTGGTTCGTATGTATGATTTATATGGTGAACAAAAATTATGGCATGACAAGATTGATATCAAGATCGGACGTATGAGTGTTGGTGATGATTATGCACATAGTGCGATTGCGTGTCAGTTTATTTTATTGACCACTTGTGGACATCCCAGAAGCACACAATCTCAACAAGGGTTTTCTGATTGGCCAGGTGCTGTTTGGGGAGGACGTATTTTATATAAAATAACTTCACAAGCTTATATACAAGTTGGCGCGTATCAAAGTACTCCTTGGCCTCAAGGAGGCAGAACGGGTTGGGATTGGGGAACATCACAAACAACAGGCGCTTTTGTCCCAGTAGAAGTTGGATATAATCCTGATATTGGTAAAGATCATTTGGTTGGGCATATTCATGTGGGTGCTGGGATTGACAGCAGCCGTTTTGAAACATGGTCTTCACAAGTAACGGGTTCAGGTAAAAAGGATAATCGTTTTCAATTTTGGATTCAAGCTGACCAAATGGTTTATCGTAATGATCCTGTGGAAGACCATGGGTTATACGTGATAGCGAATTATGGGCATGATGCAGCCACGACATCTACGTTTAAAGATTTTTATAATATTGGTGTTTTAGACCGTGGATTTTGGAAATCACGATCTTACGATCAATTTGGGTTAATGCTGACCTATTATACAGTGCCACGTGCTTTAAGTAGAGCACAACAATATCAAATTAATAATGGAATGGTCACAGGTGCTAATGGAATCTTTAACGGTTTATTGAACGGTGCACCTGGGGTTCAAACCAACAGTTTGTTATTCGAAGCCAATTATGGCATAGCAGCCTATCGTGGGGTGATGTTGATGCCAATTTTTGAATATTTTCATAATGTTGCTGCGACAAAAAGCACTTATAAAGATGCGGTCGTGTTTGGTTTAAAAACAAACGTTACTTTTTAG
- the atpA gene encoding F0F1 ATP synthase subunit alpha → MEIRPAEISDILKKQIASFDKESNVEETGIVLSVGDGIALVYGLQNVMAGELVSFGNGDLTGMALNLSSDHVGVVIFGNDSQVREGDTVSRTNRVIDVPVGKGLLGRVVDGLGNPIDGKGPLKDVERRLAEVKAPGIMPRQSVCEPMLTGIKAIDALVPIGRGQRELIIGDRQTGKSTVLIDTMIAQKKTNALNDPKKSLYCIYVAIGQKRSTVAQVVRTLEEQGVMEYCIIVAATASDAAPMQYIAPYAAASMGEYFRDNGMHALISYDDLSKQAVAYRQMSLLLRRPPGREAYPGDVFYLHSRLLERAAKMSDEYGGGSLTALPVIETQAGDVSAYIPTNVISITDGQVFLETDLFYRGIRPAVNVGTSVSRVGSAAQTKAMKQVAGSIKLELAQYREMEAFSQFASDLDASTRKLLARGARLTELLKQPQNSPYTMEEEVVVLYAGTRGYTDDIAVDKIAHFEKLFIEVMRSSGLDILNGIRDAAQITKELEEKLVAFLKDFVLKFKQV, encoded by the coding sequence ATGGAAATCCGTCCCGCAGAGATTTCGGACATCCTTAAAAAACAAATTGCGTCCTTTGATAAAGAGTCTAACGTTGAGGAAACAGGAATTGTTTTGTCTGTTGGTGACGGTATTGCATTGGTTTATGGCCTGCAAAACGTCATGGCGGGTGAATTAGTATCCTTTGGCAATGGTGACTTGACAGGGATGGCATTGAACCTTTCCAGCGATCACGTTGGGGTTGTTATTTTCGGTAATGATAGCCAAGTGCGTGAAGGGGATACTGTTTCTCGTACGAATCGTGTGATTGATGTTCCTGTTGGAAAAGGTCTTTTGGGTCGTGTTGTTGATGGTCTTGGAAATCCAATTGATGGCAAAGGTCCATTAAAAGACGTTGAACGCCGTTTGGCAGAGGTAAAAGCTCCTGGCATTATGCCTCGTCAATCTGTATGTGAGCCGATGTTGACAGGTATCAAAGCGATTGATGCTTTAGTTCCTATTGGACGTGGGCAACGTGAATTGATTATTGGGGATCGTCAAACAGGAAAATCAACTGTATTGATCGACACCATGATTGCGCAAAAGAAAACCAACGCGTTAAATGATCCAAAGAAAAGCCTGTATTGTATTTATGTTGCTATTGGACAAAAACGTTCAACAGTGGCTCAGGTTGTTCGCACGCTTGAAGAACAAGGCGTTATGGAATATTGTATCATTGTTGCAGCAACAGCTTCTGATGCTGCTCCTATGCAATATATTGCTCCTTATGCAGCGGCTTCTATGGGTGAATATTTCCGTGACAACGGAATGCACGCATTAATCAGCTATGATGATTTGTCAAAACAAGCGGTTGCTTATCGCCAAATGTCATTGTTGCTACGCCGTCCACCTGGACGTGAAGCCTATCCTGGGGATGTGTTCTATTTGCATTCACGTTTGTTGGAACGCGCTGCGAAAATGTCTGATGAATATGGTGGTGGTTCATTGACAGCATTGCCTGTGATTGAAACACAAGCGGGTGACGTTTCTGCATATATTCCGACCAACGTGATTTCAATTACCGATGGTCAGGTTTTCTTGGAAACGGATTTGTTTTACCGTGGTATTCGTCCTGCGGTCAACGTGGGAACATCTGTTTCTCGTGTGGGTTCAGCAGCGCAAACCAAAGCAATGAAACAAGTTGCAGGTAGTATTAAATTAGAACTAGCACAATATCGTGAGATGGAAGCATTTTCGCAGTTTGCGTCTGATCTTGATGCGTCTACCAGAAAATTATTGGCTCGTGGTGCACGGTTAACAGAATTATTAAAGCAACCTCAAAATTCTCCTTATACAATGGAAGAAGAAGTCGTTGTTTTATATGCTGGAACACGTGGATACACAGATGATATTGCAGTCGATAAAATTGCTCATTTTGAAAAACTATTTATCGAAGTCATGCGTTCTTCTGGTTTAGATATTCTTAATGGAATCCGTGATGCTGCTCAAATTACCAAGGAATTGGAAGAAAAATTGGTGGCATTCTTAAAAGATTTCGTTCTTAAGTTCAAGCAAGTTTAA
- a CDS encoding PqiC family protein produces the protein MTSFNITNRVSRRHLLKTVMGGSLLAVTGSALAACSNSGPTYYTLSPVQGRVYNTNSSIIEVRTPSLAGFLDKDRIVSEISNNKLTLSSSDAWADNITNMIGRVMMLDLAQRLPNSRVFLQNQATQTVPQVYVEMDISRFNQDARGKAVVTADLVIRPEGDKPARLNRLLTLEKAPADSSTQALVVALSEMLGEIADMAAGNLVNIPVTSERY, from the coding sequence ATGACCAGTTTTAACATAACAAACAGAGTATCGCGCCGTCATCTTTTGAAAACTGTTATGGGCGGGTCTCTTTTAGCCGTAACGGGTAGCGCATTAGCTGCATGCAGCAATTCTGGTCCGACATATTACACGCTTTCCCCTGTACAGGGCAGAGTTTATAATACGAATTCTTCTATTATAGAAGTCAGAACGCCTTCTTTAGCAGGATTTTTAGATAAGGATCGGATTGTTTCAGAAATTAGTAATAACAAATTGACATTATCTTCTTCTGATGCATGGGCGGATAATATTACCAATATGATTGGTCGGGTGATGATGCTAGATCTTGCCCAACGTCTGCCTAACTCACGTGTATTCTTGCAAAATCAAGCAACACAAACAGTCCCACAAGTTTATGTTGAAATGGATATTTCCAGATTCAACCAAGATGCAAGGGGTAAAGCGGTGGTCACTGCTGATTTAGTGATTCGACCTGAAGGGGATAAGCCTGCTCGTTTGAATCGTTTATTGACTTTAGAAAAGGCTCCTGCCGATAGTAGCACGCAAGCATTGGTCGTTGCATTAAGCGAGATGTTGGGCGAGATCGCAGATATGGCGGCGGGAAACCTTGTAAACATACCTGTTACGTCTGAACGTTACTAA
- the nusG gene encoding transcription termination/antitermination protein NusG produces MAKRWYVIHVYSGFEKKVVQQIKEQAEQKGLTGQIEEILVPSEEVIEVKRGQKIQTERKFFPGYVLVKMEMTDEAWHLVKDTPKVTGFLGNRMRPSPISNAEAEQIMKQAQEGTDSPRPSVNFEVGEQIRVSDGPFTSFNGVVEEVDTEKGRLKVSVSIFGRSTPVELEYNQVEKL; encoded by the coding sequence ATGGCAAAAAGATGGTACGTCATTCACGTTTATTCTGGATTTGAAAAAAAAGTCGTTCAGCAAATCAAAGAACAAGCAGAACAAAAAGGTTTAACAGGTCAAATCGAAGAGATTTTGGTTCCTTCTGAAGAAGTAATTGAAGTTAAACGCGGTCAAAAAATTCAAACAGAGCGTAAATTTTTCCCAGGCTATGTGCTAGTAAAAATGGAAATGACAGACGAAGCTTGGCATCTAGTCAAAGATACTCCCAAAGTCACAGGCTTTCTGGGTAACAGAATGCGCCCCTCTCCTATTTCTAACGCAGAGGCCGAGCAAATTATGAAACAAGCTCAGGAAGGGACGGATAGTCCACGTCCTTCTGTCAATTTCGAAGTGGGTGAGCAAATCAGAGTTTCTGACGGTCCATTTACCTCATTTAACGGTGTCGTTGAAGAAGTAGATACAGAAAAAGGTCGTTTGAAAGTCAGCGTTTCTATTTTTGGTCGCTCAACACCTGTAGAACTTGAATATAATCAAGTCGAAAAATTATAA
- the secE gene encoding preprotein translocase subunit SecE has protein sequence MSVNPTKFLRDVRSEARKVTWPTRRTTLVTTAAVLAMAAGASAFFFIVDQVIGFGIQSLFGL, from the coding sequence GTGTCGGTCAATCCCACGAAATTTTTGCGTGACGTTCGTAGTGAAGCCAGGAAAGTTACTTGGCCAACACGTCGCACGACATTAGTCACAACAGCCGCCGTGCTTGCCATGGCCGCTGGGGCTTCCGCATTCTTTTTTATTGTAGACCAAGTCATCGGCTTTGGTATTCAATCTTTGTTTGGCTTATAG
- a CDS encoding paraquat-inducible protein A yields MLESKKINEAIRIVDQVVECPSCGLVQKYPEVKHGELVACHRCGLELFRHPISRQWAVPFAFAISSAILYVMMVSFPLLSVNIYGRTNSLGILKGSIEFMHQSLGSVGALVGLVVVVFPIIIIGLILSILYYSRFLTLPAFFPKLLHLYRLLRPWSMIEVYILGVFVAYTKLVGMAYVEIDYSLYAMVLLMITMSITDASTDFAMLWERCAIHKIMVYREKQVEVSHYHADILPENDYLASCECCGLVFTTDTRIQEEEQLGICPRCGKNIHKRKPNSLNRSLALLITAFVFYIPANLYPIMSTTMMGRVSSHQIFGGVVELWQSQMIPLALLVFVASIAVPVLKISGIGLMIAACLIRSKKWLVMRSKLFRVITFIGRWSMIDVFMISILIALIHFDALATVHAHIGILMFAAVVVVTIFAADTFDPRLMWDYAKMNESRSSHTTADKN; encoded by the coding sequence GTGTTAGAGAGTAAAAAAATAAACGAAGCGATACGCATCGTTGATCAAGTGGTGGAATGCCCATCTTGTGGATTAGTGCAAAAATATCCAGAGGTAAAACATGGTGAATTGGTCGCATGTCATCGATGTGGGCTTGAACTTTTTCGACATCCGATCAGCCGGCAATGGGCAGTTCCTTTTGCCTTTGCGATATCATCAGCGATTTTATACGTGATGATGGTGTCGTTTCCCTTATTATCTGTGAATATTTATGGACGAACAAATTCGCTGGGTATTTTGAAAGGTAGTATTGAATTTATGCATCAGAGCTTGGGAAGTGTAGGAGCTTTGGTGGGATTAGTTGTTGTTGTCTTTCCCATTATTATTATCGGTTTGATCCTTAGCATTTTGTATTATTCACGGTTTTTGACATTGCCGGCTTTTTTCCCGAAATTATTGCATTTATACCGATTATTACGACCTTGGTCGATGATTGAAGTCTATATTTTGGGGGTTTTCGTTGCTTATACAAAACTTGTAGGCATGGCTTATGTTGAAATTGATTATTCATTATATGCTATGGTTTTGCTGATGATTACCATGAGCATCACGGATGCGAGTACTGATTTTGCTATGTTGTGGGAACGATGTGCTATTCACAAAATAATGGTTTATCGTGAAAAACAAGTAGAAGTCAGCCATTATCATGCTGATATTTTACCCGAAAATGACTATCTGGCTTCATGTGAATGTTGTGGTTTGGTTTTTACAACCGACACTCGGATTCAAGAAGAGGAACAGCTTGGGATATGTCCTCGATGTGGAAAAAATATCCATAAACGTAAACCAAATAGCTTGAATCGGTCGTTGGCTTTGTTAATTACAGCTTTTGTTTTTTATATCCCAGCCAATCTCTATCCTATTATGAGTACAACAATGATGGGTAGAGTGAGCAGCCATCAAATCTTTGGCGGGGTTGTAGAGCTATGGCAAAGTCAGATGATTCCTTTGGCTTTATTGGTGTTTGTTGCCAGTATTGCTGTGCCTGTTTTAAAAATATCAGGCATAGGATTGATGATTGCTGCGTGCTTAATACGATCAAAAAAATGGCTGGTGATGAGGTCTAAATTATTTCGTGTCATTACCTTTATTGGTCGTTGGTCTATGATTGATGTCTTTATGATTTCCATTCTAATTGCATTAATTCATTTTGATGCGTTGGCAACAGTGCATGCCCATATTGGTATTTTGATGTTTGCTGCTGTGGTCGTGGTTACAATATTTGCAGCAGATACGTTCGATCCCCGTTTAATGTGGGATTATGCCAAAATGAATGAGTCTCGATCCAGTCATACAACAGCAGATAAAAATTAA